The genomic region CTACATTAATTAGACTGTCACTGGTCATAGATCGTAAACTAACTACTTCAATTCTAGCGCCCCTGTAACTAACTGCATCCACAGCGTAGGCTAAATCACCGTCACCGCTCACCAAAACCGCAGTATCATAAGAGCCAACTAAAGCCATTAAATCTACGGCAATTTCCACATCAAGATTAGCTTTTTTTGAGCCGTCTGGAAGTTGTACTAAGTCTTTAGCAATAACTCGATAGCCATTGCGCCTCATCCATAATAAAAAGCCCTGTTGTTTTTCGTTAGTGCGATCGACTCCTGTGTAAAAAAAGGCTCTGAGTAATTTTGCTCCGGCGGTTAAACGATATAATAGTTTTGTATAATCGATTTCTACCCCTAATTGTAAGGCAGCATAAAATAAGTTTGAACCATCAATAAAAATGGCTACACGTCCCCGATTTTCCAACACCTGTTCAGGCGGAAAAACGGGATCGCTGTCGAAGTTGTCCCACATTTTTTTATCCTTTTTTGTTATTACAAATAATTAGTTTATAAAATGGTTTTATTAAATTTTTTATTGATAAAAAAGTAGTTTTTATGATTAATAAATTGATATTTTTTTTATAAAAAAGTGTTTTAAATTTAGGCAAAAATCTTGATTTATATTAATTATTGCCTATTTTTAACCAGTTGATTAAAATAAAACTAATTAGTCAACATGATCTGTTTCGATTCTAGCAAATATAGGAGCGCCCCTCTGCAAATCTTTATTTAAACTTAATCTTCCCCATAAAAAGTGCGTTTTTAGTTCGGGATGTTCCATACTTAAGTTTTTATTATTAAAGTCATAATTAAATCCTAATTGTCCATAGATTTGATTACTAATATTAGGAATGATGGGGGCGAGGAGAAGGGCGCTGAGGCGCACGGATTCTAACACAGTATAAAGAATTTTTTCCACTTCATTTTGCTGTTTTTGTTTGTATAAAGTCCAAGGGGCGCTTTCATCGATATATTTATTACAGCGACGAATCAAGGTGAAAACTTCTTCACACACCAAGTGAAACTGATTATTTTCATAAGCGTTATTAACTTTATGGTTGAGATTAAGACCGATAATTTTCACGGGGTTATCATCATCAATGGCTTCCCCTGTGATGTGGGGGTAGCTATCTTGACAGTATTTGCTCAACATTCCCAAACTGCGGTTTAATAAGTTACCCAAATCGTTAGCTAAATCAGCGTTAATGGTGTTGATGAAGCGGGTTTCGTTAAAGTCGCCGTCTTTGCCAAATTCAATTTCTTTGAGGAAATAATAGCGCACGGCATCCGCTCCATATTTATGTACTAAGGCAAAAGGATCAAGAGTATTACCTAAACTTTTGCCCATTTTTTGACCATCTTTAGTCAGGAAACCATGACCAAATACTCTTTTGGGGAGGGGGAGGTGCGCTGACATTAACATGGCGGGCCAATAAACCGCATGAAAACGTAATATATCTTTACCAATCAAATGTAGTTGAAAGGGATACCATTTTTTGAGAGCGTTTTCGAGGGTAGGCTCGTCATTTTCTTCTAAAAGGGCGGTAATATAGCCTAAAAGAGCGTCAAACCAAACATAAATGGTGTGATTGTTATCGGTGGGAATGGGAATCCCCCAAGTCATGTTGACTCGTGAGATGGAGAAATCTTGTAAGCCTTGTTTGACGAAATTTAAGACTTCGTTGCGACGGCTTTCTGGTTGAATGAAGTCGGGATTTTCTTGGTAGAATTGTTCTAGTTTTTCTTGATAACGGGAAAGTCGAAAAAAGTAGTTTTCTTCGTCGCGCCATTCTGCTTTGCGGTTACTGTGGATGGCGCAGTTACCGTTTTCTAATAATTCTCTTTCTTCTTTAAATTCTTCACAGGCAACACAATACCAGCCTTTTTGTTGATCTAAATATATATCTCCTTGTTTTTCCACTCTATGGAAAAATTCTTCGACAATGGGATTATGACGGGGATTAGTGGTGCGAATAAAACGATCATATTGTATGTCTAATTTTTGCCATAATGTTTTAAAAGTAGCTGAAATTTCATCACAGTGTAGTTGTGGTTCGATGCCTTTTTCTTCTGCCGTGCGCTGGATTTTTTGTCCGTGTTCATCTGTACCAGTTATTAATAATACTTCTTGGGCGCATAAACGCTGGTAACGGGCGCTGGTATCGGCGGCAATAGTGGTATAGGCGCTACCAATGTGAGGTAAGCCGTTAACGTAGTAAAGGGGGGTTGTTAAGGCAAATTTCTGCTCAGAGTTATGGACACTATTCATTATAAAAATAATTAATTGATCGTTTAATTTAAAATGTCATAGATAAACTTCTTATCATAGTATATCTTTAATCAATTCATCGGTAAAATCTTCTCTTTCATCAGAAAATAATCGATTTGAATCTCCTCGATAGTGAAGGTAGGGTGATTATTTCTCTATGCTATGGACTCTTTCTTATCTGGGTTATCGCCCGTAACATAACGCCATGAACAATAATAAAAGTTATGCTCGATTACCTCTATTTGTTTTTCGGTTGGTTTTAGCTTGTAGTTGAACTTTAGATTTAGCATTTAGAACAGCATTCTTTAGACTAAAAGCCATTACGATAGCACGAGTAATTACAATTGAGCAATTAGTTTTCAAGGAAAGAGTTTTATACCCAGTTTTTTTTGATAATTAATTATCAATTATGAATTATCCATTGTCCATTATAATTAGATATATTTGTTTCGATTTTATTTTAATTATGACCGCTAATTCTAATCCCTCTGACGTAAAAACCACTAACTTTTCTATGGATGACTTCGCCCAAGCCCTAGAACAAGAAAAGTATGATTATCATTTCAATAAAGGGGAAACTATCAAAGGAAAAGTTTTTCAGTATGATTCCAGTGGGGTATATGTAGATATTGGCGGAAAATCCCCGGGGTTTGTGCCATTGAGTGAGGCGGCTTGGCAACCTTTTTCGGATGTTAGTGAAGTATTACCCCTAGAAGAAGAATTTGAATTTTTGATTATTAAAGAGCAAGATTCTGAAGGACAAGTTAAGTTATCCCGCCGTCAATTATACATCGATCAGGCTTGGGATAATCTTTTAGAAATTCAAGAAGAAAAAAAAGTAGTACATATGCTCGTAACAGGCGTAAATCGTGGGGGCGTTATTGGGCAAATTGACGGTTTACGCGCTTTTATTCCTAAGTCTCATTTAATTGAAAAAGAAGACTTTGATAATTTAATCGATCAAACTTTACCAGCTAATGTCTTGCAATTAGATCGTGCGCAAAATAAAATTGTCTTAACTCAACGGGATATTGCTAAGTCAAGTGCGCTAACTCAGTTACAAGAAAATGAAATTATGCAAGGTAAAATTGTCAAATTACAGCCTTATGGAGTGTTTGTAGATTTTGGCGGTGTAGCTGGATTATTACATATTAAGCAAATTAGTGGTGGTCATATTGATTCCATTAATAATATTTTTAAAATTGGGGAAGAAGTCAAAGTGGTAGTGATGGAAATTGATACTATGAAAAATCGTATCGCTCTTTCTACAAAGATATTAGAGACTTATCCGGGTGAATTTTTGGAGAAAAAAGAATTAGTGATGACAACTGCGGAAGAAAGGTTAAATAATCTCAAGGAGAAAAAATCTCAATCATCATCCAATTAGGGTTGCTGAAAAAGTGGATAGTGGGCAGTGGATAGTAAAAAGGTTGATAAATCAAAGACTTTAGCATAACTAGAGATTTTTATAAATTTCTAGCTTTCATCAATGATGGCTGATTCAGGAGATGGAAATACAGCATTGTGAGAGAAAAAACTATACTTTTGACACTTTTTTTAGGTTTTATTATGCTTAATATCAAGTTCGTTTAATCACTTATAAATCGGTTAAAAATAATCTTAGTTCAATTTATTGAACGAAATCATGTTAGCCATGTAATTCATTACACGGTGGGTAAATTACTAGATTTTTATTAAATTCGGGCGAGAAGCCCGATATGCAGTAAAAATAGGTTATTTTTTGGCGATGTTTGAGCTTAAAATCCAGTCAACAGCGCCCTTCAAACTATGCGCAATATAATCGGGTTGTGTTTGATGTTGATATTTCCCCGTCATAACCTTTTCTCCGTAGCCTGTGGTAACGAGAATACCCGTTAAACCAGCATTATGGGCTAAATCCACATCAGTGGCTTTATCTCCTACCATGAAGCTATTTTTTAAGTCTAAATCGTATTGCCAAGCCGCCGCCACTAACATTCCTGTATTGGGTTTACGCCAAGTCCCCCAGCAGGTAAAATCAGGGTTAGTACCTCCAGCATTAGGGCTAAGATAAGGGCAATAATAGATAGCGTCTAATTTGGCTTGTCCTTCTTGCCATAATAAGGTTTCTAGGCGTTGATGGAGCGCTTCAATATGGCTATCGGGGTAATAATTACGCGCTGGACCTGATTGATTAGATACTAAACAGCAAAAAAAACCGCCTTCTTTTAGTTTTCTGACGGCTTCTGCCACATGGGGAATTAATTTTAAGTCATCGACATTATGGATATACCCTACTTCGACATTTAACACCCCATCTCGGTCTAAAAATACTGCTTTCTGTGCCACTTCTGTTATGAATTATGAGTTATGAATTATGAGTTATGAATTAATAGGTGGGTGAATAATTCATTATCAATTATCAATTGTCCATTATCAATTGTCAATTGTTTTTCTGCTGATTATACAACGCTTTAAATAGTCCTTGTTGTTGTTTATGATCCACAATGGGAGTGACATAACCGCAACTATGCGCCTCCATGGGCGTGATTTTGCCAGTGAGGAGGGCGCTGGTATCAAGGGAAGCAATTTCGGGAAGCCACTTTCTGATATACTCAGCTTCAGGATCGTATTTTTGCGCCTGAGAAGCAGGATTAAAGATTCTTAACGGTTTCGGGTCCATGCCTGTCGAGGCACTCCATTGCCAACCGCCGTTATTTGCTGATAAATCCCCATCGTAGAGTTTCTGCATAAAATATTTTTCCCCCCAGCGCCAATCGATAATTAAATCTTTGGTAAGAAAACTCGCTACAATCATGCGACATCGATTGTGCATCCAGCCAGTAGCGTTGAGTTGACGCATACTTGCATCCACCATGGGATAACCCGTTTTTCCCTCACACCATGCCTTAAATTTTTCTTCGTCATTTTGCCAAGGAAAATGCTTAAACTGTTGTCGATAAGCGCCCTCCGCCAATTCAGGAAAGAAGTATAAACAATGTTGATAAAATTCGCGCCATGCTAATTCTTTTTGCCAAGCGATGATATTTTCTTTTTCTTCATCACTACGACAATTATCCAAACTTTCCACGGTATAACGCCACAAAATACGAGGGGAAATACAACCAAATTTAATTGGGGCGCTTAATAAAGATGTACC from Cyanobacterium sp. T60_A2020_053 harbors:
- a CDS encoding NYN domain-containing protein gives rise to the protein MWDNFDSDPVFPPEQVLENRGRVAIFIDGSNLFYAALQLGVEIDYTKLLYRLTAGAKLLRAFFYTGVDRTNEKQQGFLLWMRRNGYRVIAKDLVQLPDGSKKANLDVEIAVDLMALVGSYDTAVLVSGDGDLAYAVDAVSYRGARIEVVSLRSMTSDSLINVADRYIDLDQIREDIQKNRKSHLTYDTFSPYHLTENRDNLP
- a CDS encoding methionine--tRNA ligase, which gives rise to MNSVHNSEQKFALTTPLYYVNGLPHIGSAYTTIAADTSARYQRLCAQEVLLITGTDEHGQKIQRTAEEKGIEPQLHCDEISATFKTLWQKLDIQYDRFIRTTNPRHNPIVEEFFHRVEKQGDIYLDQQKGWYCVACEEFKEERELLENGNCAIHSNRKAEWRDEENYFFRLSRYQEKLEQFYQENPDFIQPESRRNEVLNFVKQGLQDFSISRVNMTWGIPIPTDNNHTIYVWFDALLGYITALLEENDEPTLENALKKWYPFQLHLIGKDILRFHAVYWPAMLMSAHLPLPKRVFGHGFLTKDGQKMGKSLGNTLDPFALVHKYGADAVRYYFLKEIEFGKDGDFNETRFINTINADLANDLGNLLNRSLGMLSKYCQDSYPHITGEAIDDDNPVKIIGLNLNHKVNNAYENNQFHLVCEEVFTLIRRCNKYIDESAPWTLYKQKQQNEVEKILYTVLESVRLSALLLAPIIPNISNQIYGQLGFNYDFNNKNLSMEHPELKTHFLWGRLSLNKDLQRGAPIFARIETDHVD
- a CDS encoding 30S ribosomal protein S1, yielding MTANSNPSDVKTTNFSMDDFAQALEQEKYDYHFNKGETIKGKVFQYDSSGVYVDIGGKSPGFVPLSEAAWQPFSDVSEVLPLEEEFEFLIIKEQDSEGQVKLSRRQLYIDQAWDNLLEIQEEKKVVHMLVTGVNRGGVIGQIDGLRAFIPKSHLIEKEDFDNLIDQTLPANVLQLDRAQNKIVLTQRDIAKSSALTQLQENEIMQGKIVKLQPYGVFVDFGGVAGLLHIKQISGGHIDSINNIFKIGEEVKVVVMEIDTMKNRIALSTKILETYPGEFLEKKELVMTTAEERLNNLKEKKSQSSSN
- a CDS encoding HAD family hydrolase — encoded protein: MAQKAVFLDRDGVLNVEVGYIHNVDDLKLIPHVAEAVRKLKEGGFFCCLVSNQSGPARNYYPDSHIEALHQRLETLLWQEGQAKLDAIYYCPYLSPNAGGTNPDFTCWGTWRKPNTGMLVAAAWQYDLDLKNSFMVGDKATDVDLAHNAGLTGILVTTGYGEKVMTGKYQHQTQPDYIAHSLKGAVDWILSSNIAKK
- a CDS encoding deoxyribodipyrimidine photo-lyase, whose protein sequence is MIKMIIFWHRKDLRITDNIGLNYARQKTDKVIGLFCLDPAILTSDDISPSRVLYLLQSLQELISNYEKIGGTFLIFQQFPAPFIPVLAEKLQAEAVYWNLDVEPYSKKRDEEIEHLLAKKSIKTETFWDQLLHSPGEVFTQGNKPYTVYSPFWRNWSVKEKTAPVTAPQTLQKLTDEELKIAEELGSISLPSLEELGFNWQEELMLDGGEKCAQERLDYFVNELLINYDENRNYPALDGTSLLSAPIKFGCISPRILWRYTVESLDNCRSDEEKENIIAWQKELAWREFYQHCLYFFPELAEGAYRQQFKHFPWQNDEEKFKAWCEGKTGYPMVDASMRQLNATGWMHNRCRMIVASFLTKDLIIDWRWGEKYFMQKLYDGDLSANNGGWQWSASTGMDPKPLRIFNPASQAQKYDPEAEYIRKWLPEIASLDTSALLTGKITPMEAHSCGYVTPIVDHKQQQGLFKALYNQQKNN